A genomic segment from Nitratiruptor sp. YY08-10 encodes:
- a CDS encoding folylpolyglutamate synthase/dihydrofolate synthase family protein — MNVHAFLNQKPLYYTKFDPSRMQRAYEYLQSSLYLPPIIHIIGTNGKGTTGRFLAGMLKESGKKVGHYTSPHILHFHERIWIDGEAVSDEKLESVHQKVQSLLPRNLAKELSYFEYTTLLAAFAFEECDYVVMEAGLGGEYDATSVFENCLTLVTPIDYDHQAFLGDTIQSIAATKLKAVQKEAIFAKQLHNEVYQVAKSLGILYQRAENLADKEACQKACKNIPSFFSQNLMLAQAAAKFLGFDPDLQKAVSYRMPARFEKRGNIILDVGHNPLSAKAILQALDKKVVLVYNSFEDKEYEKILSILQPKIESVEIVPMEHPRLIDQTKLKQILEKLSIPYCQFTGFTEDKEYLVYGSFSVIEEIYRKWLPDSMNI, encoded by the coding sequence GTGAACGTTCACGCCTTTTTGAACCAAAAACCTCTTTACTATACAAAATTCGATCCATCAAGGATGCAAAGAGCATATGAATATCTCCAAAGTTCTTTGTATCTTCCCCCAATCATTCATATCATCGGGACCAACGGGAAAGGAACTACGGGAAGATTTCTTGCTGGTATGCTCAAAGAATCTGGAAAAAAAGTGGGTCATTATACGTCACCCCACATCCTTCATTTTCATGAGCGGATATGGATCGATGGTGAAGCCGTAAGTGATGAGAAGTTGGAATCGGTCCATCAAAAAGTGCAATCGCTATTGCCAAGAAATTTAGCAAAAGAGCTTAGCTATTTTGAATATACAACCCTTTTGGCCGCTTTTGCTTTTGAAGAGTGTGATTATGTGGTTATGGAAGCAGGACTTGGGGGAGAGTATGATGCAACGAGCGTTTTTGAAAATTGTTTAACTCTTGTGACTCCTATCGATTATGACCATCAAGCCTTTTTAGGTGATACGATCCAATCCATTGCCGCTACGAAGCTCAAAGCTGTGCAAAAAGAGGCAATTTTTGCAAAACAGCTTCACAATGAAGTCTATCAAGTGGCAAAAAGTCTAGGTATTTTATATCAAAGAGCTGAAAATTTAGCCGATAAGGAAGCTTGTCAAAAAGCTTGTAAAAATATCCCTTCCTTTTTTTCTCAAAACCTTATGCTTGCCCAAGCCGCTGCGAAATTTTTGGGATTTGATCCAGATTTGCAAAAAGCGGTATCTTATCGGATGCCAGCGCGTTTTGAAAAGCGCGGCAATATCATTTTGGATGTGGGGCACAATCCCCTTTCAGCCAAAGCCATCCTCCAAGCTCTTGACAAAAAGGTAGTTTTGGTCTATAACAGCTTCGAAGATAAAGAGTATGAGAAGATTTTATCCATTTTACAACCAAAGATTGAATCAGTTGAGATCGTACCGATGGAGCATCCAAGATTGATTGATCAGACTAAACTCAAACAGATTCTTGAGAAACTTTCTATTCCCTATTGTCAATTTACGGGGTTTACAGAAGATAAAGAGTATTTGGTGTATGGATCGTTTAGTGTTATAGAGGAGATATACCGAAAATGGTTGCCAGATTCTATGAATATCTGA
- the lptE gene encoding LPS assembly lipoprotein LptE produces the protein MRKFLWLVVILFFTGCGYKPASHYTKRVFGQKIYTQVSVYLRDPENAVLVKDAVNEAILKRLSGSLVAKSRADTIMRVAIASVSFTPLQYDENGYVIYYRTKVLLKTDITDKSGQTRHIKATGVYDFPIEPNSVITDNLRYVAIKEASAKAIDAIISRLAYLGSR, from the coding sequence GTGCGAAAATTTTTATGGCTTGTAGTGATACTCTTTTTTACCGGATGTGGCTACAAGCCTGCAAGCCATTATACGAAAAGGGTATTTGGCCAAAAAATCTATACGCAAGTCTCGGTCTATCTACGAGATCCAGAAAATGCGGTTTTAGTTAAAGATGCGGTGAATGAGGCGATACTTAAGCGTCTTTCAGGTAGCCTCGTTGCTAAAAGCCGTGCCGACACGATTATGCGAGTGGCCATTGCATCTGTTTCCTTTACACCACTTCAATATGATGAAAACGGCTATGTGATCTACTACCGAACAAAAGTTCTTTTAAAAACGGATATCACCGATAAAAGTGGCCAAACGAGGCATATCAAAGCAACCGGAGTCTACGATTTTCCAATAGAGCCAAACTCAGTAATAACCGATAATTTACGCTATGTGGCTATTAAAGAAGCATCTGCCAAAGCCATTGATGCCATTATATCCCGACTAGCTTATCTGGGAAGCAGGTGA
- the leuS gene encoding leucine--tRNA ligase, translating to MQYDPKAIEQKWQKEWKKQNAFEPKEDYSKEKMYVLSMFPYPSGRIHMGHVRNYTIGDAIARYYRKTGANVLHPIGWDAFGMPAENAAIKHKVHPKKWTYENIDYMRKELDALGLSFSHDREFATCDPLYSKWEQSFIIDMWNRGLLYRKKAAVNWCPHDKTVLANEQVIEGRCWRCDTEVVQKEIEQYFLKITDYAQELLEDLKKLEGNWPNQVIAMQRNWIGRSEGLEFRLHFDEVSAQKAGTDGFEVFTTRPDTIYGVTYTALAPEHPVVKHLIETKQLSDEAIQKICAMQNQNARTRQQAEKEGLFLDLYVIHPLTKQKIPVWVANFVLAEYGSGAVMAVPAHDERDYEFASKYHLPIKYVIKPKEGELDTTKAYTEPGILFDSGEFSGLESSEAKQKIIEYFEENGIGKRSVNYKLKDWLVSRQRYWGTPIPLIKCPKCGIVPEKKENLPVTLPEDVEITGEGNPLELHPTWKKTTCPKCGGEAERETDTLDTFVESSWYFLRYTTPRKYWEEVPFRKEDTDYWMPVDQYIGGIEHAILHLLYARFFTKVLRDLGYVNLDEPFKRLLTQGMVLKDGAKMSKSKGNTVDPDEIVANFGADTARLFILFAAPPAKELEWSDSAVEGAYRFIKRFFERSQNAYKTESLPKIDQKSLSKEEKEARKKVYEALQKSTDVYTKSFSFNTLIAASMEALNALNAQNNSDIWTEGYWVLTNILEPIIPHTCWEISHNLFERNNFTTLQVDPAALEEDSVTLAVTVNGKRRAEIEVPKDASKEEILAKAKEIAKKWIDGKTIIKEIVVPGRLVNIVVKG from the coding sequence ATGCAGTATGATCCAAAAGCGATAGAACAAAAATGGCAAAAAGAGTGGAAAAAACAGAATGCTTTTGAGCCAAAAGAGGATTACAGCAAAGAAAAAATGTATGTGCTATCCATGTTCCCCTATCCAAGCGGCCGGATCCATATGGGGCATGTGCGAAACTACACCATAGGGGATGCGATAGCGAGGTATTACAGAAAAACGGGAGCCAATGTCTTGCATCCAATTGGATGGGATGCCTTTGGAATGCCGGCGGAAAATGCTGCTATCAAACATAAAGTCCATCCAAAGAAGTGGACTTACGAAAATATCGACTATATGCGAAAAGAGCTGGATGCTTTGGGTCTCAGTTTTTCCCATGACAGAGAGTTCGCTACTTGCGATCCACTTTATAGCAAATGGGAGCAAAGCTTCATTATCGATATGTGGAACAGAGGGCTTTTATATCGAAAAAAGGCTGCGGTCAACTGGTGTCCGCATGACAAGACAGTGCTTGCCAATGAACAGGTCATTGAAGGGCGATGCTGGCGCTGCGATACGGAGGTGGTACAAAAAGAGATTGAGCAGTACTTTTTGAAAATCACTGATTATGCCCAGGAGCTGCTGGAAGATCTCAAAAAACTGGAAGGAAACTGGCCCAACCAAGTTATCGCTATGCAGCGCAACTGGATAGGTCGAAGTGAAGGTCTGGAATTTCGGCTCCATTTTGATGAAGTATCGGCTCAAAAAGCTGGGACGGATGGGTTTGAAGTTTTTACTACACGACCCGATACCATCTATGGGGTAACCTATACGGCTCTTGCACCAGAGCATCCAGTTGTCAAACATCTGATCGAAACAAAACAGCTCAGTGATGAAGCGATCCAAAAAATTTGTGCGATGCAAAACCAAAATGCAAGAACCCGCCAGCAGGCCGAAAAAGAGGGACTCTTTTTGGATCTATATGTTATTCATCCCTTGACAAAGCAAAAGATTCCAGTATGGGTGGCAAACTTTGTTTTGGCTGAATATGGAAGCGGTGCTGTGATGGCTGTACCGGCTCACGATGAGAGAGATTACGAGTTTGCCAGCAAATATCATCTGCCGATAAAATATGTCATCAAACCAAAAGAAGGGGAACTCGATACCACAAAAGCTTACACTGAGCCTGGCATTTTATTTGACAGCGGAGAGTTTAGTGGACTTGAAAGTAGTGAGGCAAAACAAAAAATTATCGAATATTTTGAAGAAAATGGGATAGGCAAGCGTTCTGTCAACTACAAACTCAAAGATTGGCTCGTTTCTCGTCAGCGATATTGGGGTACGCCGATTCCATTAATCAAATGTCCAAAATGTGGAATTGTTCCCGAGAAAAAAGAGAACCTTCCAGTCACCTTGCCTGAAGATGTAGAAATCACCGGTGAAGGCAATCCACTTGAACTTCACCCTACTTGGAAAAAGACAACGTGTCCAAAGTGTGGTGGTGAGGCTGAAAGAGAAACAGACACCCTTGATACCTTTGTAGAGTCAAGCTGGTATTTCTTGCGATATACGACTCCAAGAAAATATTGGGAAGAGGTGCCTTTTCGAAAAGAAGATACAGACTACTGGATGCCGGTGGATCAATATATTGGCGGAATCGAGCATGCGATACTGCATCTATTGTATGCGCGATTTTTTACGAAAGTGTTACGAGATTTGGGGTATGTGAATCTTGATGAGCCGTTTAAAAGACTTCTAACGCAGGGGATGGTGCTCAAAGATGGAGCCAAGATGAGCAAATCCAAAGGCAATACCGTTGATCCTGATGAAATCGTAGCAAACTTTGGAGCAGATACCGCAAGGCTTTTTATCCTTTTTGCCGCACCTCCAGCCAAAGAGCTGGAATGGAGCGACAGTGCGGTTGAGGGTGCCTACCGCTTCATCAAACGGTTTTTCGAGCGAAGCCAAAATGCCTATAAAACGGAGAGTTTGCCTAAAATTGATCAAAAGAGTCTGTCGAAAGAAGAGAAAGAGGCAAGGAAGAAAGTGTACGAAGCCCTTCAAAAATCAACAGATGTCTATACCAAAAGTTTTTCTTTCAATACATTAATCGCTGCATCTATGGAAGCACTCAATGCACTGAATGCCCAAAACAACTCTGATATCTGGACTGAAGGATACTGGGTTTTAACAAATATCTTAGAGCCGATTATTCCACATACCTGTTGGGAAATCAGTCACAATCTCTTTGAAAGAAACAATTTTACAACATTGCAAGTCGATCCGGCGGCCCTCGAAGAAGATAGCGTAACGTTGGCTGTGACTGTCAATGGAAAAAGAAGAGCGGAGATCGAAGTGCCAAAAGATGCAAGCAAAGAGGAGATTTTGGCCAAAGCGAAAGAGATCGCCAAAAAATGGATCGATGGCAAAACCATAATCAAAGAGATCGTAGTACCCGGGCGTCTTGTCAATATTGTAGTGAAAGGGTAG
- the secF gene encoding protein translocase subunit SecF, translating to MEFFKTDKIYNFMGKAKLFMAISAILVLGSWALVAFKGLNFGIDFAGGTIVQVRYDKPVDIAAIRKALKKSEIFQDATVTKFGSDNEIVIRIKSSTKNLKKDIGDEARAVLKGTGNFEIRRVDMVGPKVGGELREKGLMATVIAILGILIYVSIRFEWRFALASVLALVHDVSIAMGAISLFNVPVNLDILAAILTILGYSLNDTIIVFDRIREGIVESVKLKDLNAVINESITKTLSRTTLTSLTTFFVVLTLYLFGGEIIKGFSFTLLVGIVVGTYSSIFIASPMLTILGFDLQKYRAKLAEKRKKQQEKERMRAMYEQGMV from the coding sequence ATGGAATTTTTTAAAACGGACAAAATTTACAATTTTATGGGAAAAGCCAAGCTTTTTATGGCGATTTCTGCGATTTTGGTCTTGGGTTCATGGGCGCTTGTTGCTTTCAAGGGACTTAATTTTGGTATCGATTTTGCCGGTGGGACTATCGTCCAGGTTCGGTACGATAAACCGGTGGATATCGCTGCTATTCGAAAAGCATTGAAAAAAAGCGAGATTTTCCAGGACGCTACGGTGACGAAATTTGGCAGCGATAATGAGATCGTCATCCGTATCAAAAGTTCTACAAAAAATTTGAAAAAAGATATCGGCGATGAAGCAAGAGCGGTACTCAAAGGAACCGGAAACTTTGAGATTAGGCGGGTCGATATGGTCGGTCCAAAAGTTGGTGGAGAGCTCCGTGAAAAAGGATTGATGGCTACAGTTATCGCAATTCTTGGTATATTGATCTATGTTTCCATCCGGTTTGAGTGGCGATTTGCCTTGGCATCTGTTTTGGCACTCGTACATGATGTGAGCATTGCGATGGGTGCCATCAGCCTCTTTAACGTTCCTGTCAATCTTGATATATTGGCAGCAATACTTACCATTTTAGGATACTCTCTCAACGATACCATCATCGTATTCGATAGAATCCGAGAAGGAATTGTTGAGTCTGTAAAACTGAAAGATCTCAATGCAGTCATCAACGAATCGATCACAAAAACCCTTTCAAGAACAACGCTTACTTCACTAACTACCTTTTTTGTTGTTTTGACACTCTATCTTTTTGGCGGAGAGATCATCAAAGGTTTTAGTTTTACACTTTTGGTAGGCATTGTTGTCGGAACATACAGTTCTATTTTTATCGCTTCGCCAATGCTTACGATTTTAGGTTTTGATCTCCAAAAATATCGGGCGAAACTTGCTGAAAAACGAAAAAAACAGCAAGAGAAAGAGCGTATGAGAGCAATGTATGAACAAGGAATGGTGTAA
- the secD gene encoding protein translocase subunit SecD, giving the protein MRWTNWRFVLFVAVFIVGIALSVPSILGLKTGPKITLGLDLQGGLHMLLGVDTKKAIESKIKSIASSIKYFSEQNDILLEDLKIGDKKIEFTLLDKDDAPKIEEFIQKEPGIVIKKEGLHYTLTLTPKEIESIKAYAIKQAVDTIRNRLDQFGLAEPTVAKQGKDKILVELPGIKTPEQEQRVRKLIAKAAHLQLMAVDEARQARADTMTPEEAAEYGDVILKDRHGRKYLVKEIPILDGSMIKDARVAFDQNNQPVINFTLNSEGARIFGDFTAKNVGKRLAVVLDNVIYSAPVIRERIGGGSGQISGGFTVAEAHDVAIALRSGALLAPVYMEEKRSIGPSLGADSIRQSLIALVSGFVLVVLFMIFYYGIAGIIADIALVANLFLIIGVMALFGATLTLPGMAGIVLTVGMAVDANVIINERIRELLREGVSIKKAIEQGYKNAMSAILDANITTLIAAVVLYAYGTGPIKGFAITMSIGILASMITAIIGTHGIYEALLPKIERSKNLKTWFGIKV; this is encoded by the coding sequence ATGCGTTGGACGAATTGGCGCTTTGTACTTTTTGTAGCCGTTTTTATCGTTGGTATCGCTTTATCTGTTCCATCTATACTGGGACTCAAAACCGGTCCCAAAATCACACTTGGTCTTGATCTGCAAGGTGGTCTCCATATGCTTCTTGGCGTCGATACAAAAAAGGCGATCGAATCAAAAATCAAAAGCATCGCTTCGAGTATCAAATATTTTTCTGAACAAAACGATATTTTGCTCGAAGATCTGAAAATTGGTGATAAAAAAATAGAATTTACCCTTTTGGATAAAGATGATGCGCCAAAGATAGAAGAATTCATTCAAAAAGAGCCAGGAATCGTGATAAAAAAAGAGGGGTTGCACTATACGTTGACTCTGACGCCAAAAGAGATCGAGTCGATCAAAGCGTATGCGATTAAACAGGCAGTCGATACTATACGAAACAGACTCGATCAGTTCGGTTTGGCTGAGCCAACTGTAGCAAAACAGGGAAAAGATAAGATTTTGGTGGAGCTTCCCGGTATCAAAACTCCTGAGCAGGAGCAACGGGTTCGAAAACTTATCGCAAAAGCCGCCCATCTGCAGTTGATGGCTGTAGATGAAGCAAGACAAGCTCGAGCAGATACGATGACTCCAGAAGAAGCAGCAGAATATGGCGATGTGATTCTCAAAGACAGGCACGGCAGAAAATATCTTGTCAAAGAGATTCCGATTCTTGATGGAAGTATGATCAAGGATGCCAGAGTGGCATTCGATCAAAACAATCAGCCGGTTATCAACTTTACCCTTAACAGCGAAGGGGCAAGAATTTTTGGCGATTTTACGGCAAAAAATGTTGGCAAAAGATTGGCTGTCGTTTTGGATAATGTGATCTACTCTGCACCTGTGATTCGAGAGCGAATCGGTGGTGGAAGCGGTCAGATCAGTGGCGGTTTTACAGTGGCTGAAGCGCACGATGTGGCTATCGCTCTTCGAAGTGGTGCCCTTTTGGCTCCTGTATATATGGAAGAAAAAAGAAGTATCGGTCCAAGTCTTGGGGCTGACAGTATCAGACAAAGTCTTATCGCTTTGGTGAGTGGTTTTGTGCTGGTGGTTCTTTTTATGATCTTTTACTATGGCATTGCTGGAATCATTGCCGATATCGCATTGGTGGCAAACCTCTTTTTGATTATCGGTGTGATGGCCCTTTTTGGAGCGACGCTGACGCTGCCTGGAATGGCCGGTATCGTTTTGACAGTCGGTATGGCAGTGGATGCAAACGTTATTATCAATGAGCGTATACGAGAGCTGCTGAGAGAGGGTGTGAGTATCAAAAAGGCGATTGAACAAGGATATAAAAATGCGATGAGTGCTATTTTGGATGCAAATATCACGACTCTCATCGCAGCGGTAGTGCTCTATGCATATGGTACAGGACCTATCAAAGGTTTTGCGATTACCATGAGTATTGGGATTTTGGCATCAATGATTACTGCAATTATCGGTACACATGGAATTTATGAGGCGCTTTTACCAAAAATAGAAAGAAGTAAAAACCTCAAAACCTGGTTTGGAATAAAGGTTTAA
- the yajC gene encoding preprotein translocase subunit YajC, whose amino-acid sequence MQQQGANILGSLLPLIIIFAIFYFLIIRPQQQQAKKHKEMVNSLKKGDKIVTSGGIIAEVVKNEEDFIKAKIDDNTEVKIDKSFIAKKLES is encoded by the coding sequence ATGCAGCAACAAGGTGCGAACATTCTCGGATCACTCCTTCCCCTTATCATAATCTTTGCGATCTTTTACTTTTTGATCATCAGACCGCAGCAACAGCAGGCAAAAAAGCATAAAGAGATGGTAAACAGTCTCAAAAAAGGTGATAAGATCGTCACCTCTGGTGGTATTATAGCTGAAGTGGTGAAAAATGAAGAGGATTTTATCAAAGCAAAAATCGATGACAATACCGAAGTAAAAATTGATAAAAGCTTCATTGCAAAAAAACTGGAAAGTTGA
- a CDS encoding apolipoprotein N-acyltransferase, with amino-acid sequence MKDPLFQKFRGYFTITLLIKSFLTALLFSLFLFLDYFEMHSKFLASLFALMAFYLLLKQRKIFWSGFFIGIFWFWWIGLSFRYYELHWMIPIIIFFVGLVYGVIFLSGFFLADCFASFFPKFSTHLQTLLRASFLLTASYIHPFGFNWFIPEITLVSTYFAFDKLSFALLLLVLVLFIHMKKWYRYFTLLGLLLIVQSHNPAPLAPLKIDLVTTHIPQSIKWNPKYKDTIIAKNFKAIHQAIRKKYDLVVLPESAFPLFLDHEPMLLDRLLTLSHKIAIVTGALSFKNGKNYNSTYIFEKGRYTIIDKVVLVPFGEEIPLPQPFAKWINDLFFDGASDYEHAKKPHIFTLKGVAFTNAICYEATHPLIYSTPTHYIIAISNNAWFLPSYEPNLQNLIIKYYATIHKKVVYHATNIAKTEVIR; translated from the coding sequence ATGAAAGATCCTTTGTTTCAAAAATTTAGGGGATATTTTACCATTACTTTGTTAATAAAATCCTTTCTTACAGCACTCCTTTTTTCCCTTTTTCTTTTCTTGGACTATTTCGAAATGCACAGCAAGTTCTTAGCGTCACTTTTTGCTTTGATGGCTTTTTATCTCCTACTCAAACAAAGAAAAATTTTTTGGAGTGGATTTTTCATAGGCATCTTTTGGTTTTGGTGGATAGGACTCAGTTTTCGCTACTATGAACTGCACTGGATGATACCAATCATCATTTTTTTTGTAGGTCTCGTGTATGGAGTCATTTTTTTATCAGGATTTTTTTTAGCAGACTGCTTTGCTTCTTTTTTTCCGAAATTTTCTACGCACTTGCAAACGCTCCTTCGAGCATCTTTTTTGCTAACGGCAAGCTACATTCATCCCTTTGGCTTTAACTGGTTCATTCCAGAAATCACACTTGTGTCAACCTATTTTGCATTTGATAAACTCTCTTTTGCCCTACTGCTTCTTGTGTTGGTCCTTTTTATCCATATGAAAAAATGGTACCGCTATTTCACTCTCCTTGGACTTCTTTTGATCGTACAATCACATAACCCCGCACCGCTTGCTCCTTTGAAGATCGATCTTGTAACCACTCATATTCCTCAATCCATCAAATGGAATCCAAAATATAAAGATACAATCATTGCAAAAAACTTCAAAGCAATCCACCAAGCCATCAGAAAAAAATATGACCTGGTAGTACTACCCGAAAGTGCATTTCCGCTTTTTTTGGACCACGAGCCCATGTTACTGGATCGTCTGCTTACACTCAGTCACAAAATAGCTATCGTCACGGGGGCCCTTTCTTTTAAAAACGGAAAAAACTACAACTCCACCTATATCTTTGAAAAAGGACGCTATACCATAATCGATAAAGTGGTTTTAGTTCCCTTTGGTGAAGAGATCCCTCTGCCTCAGCCCTTTGCAAAATGGATTAATGATCTCTTTTTCGATGGAGCCAGTGACTATGAACATGCAAAAAAACCTCACATTTTTACCCTCAAGGGTGTCGCTTTTACAAATGCCATCTGCTATGAAGCGACGCATCCGCTTATTTATTCCACGCCCACGCACTATATCATCGCTATCTCGAACAACGCCTGGTTTTTGCCTTCCTATGAACCAAATTTACAAAATCTTATAATCAAATATTATGCTACAATACACAAAAAAGTGGTCTACCACGCTACCAATATCGCTAAAACAGAGGTTATTCGATGA
- the cysK gene encoding cysteine synthase A — protein sequence MIANNITELIGKTPLLKIANNIYAKCEFKNPGGSVKDRIALNMIQEAMSRGEISPKTPIVEPTSGNTGIAIAMIAAALGLQAIIVMPESMSIERRKLMQFLGAKLILTPAEEGMKGAIEKALELKRQGAFMLNQFENPDNPTMHEKTTGPEIIQECPDVGIFVAGVGTGGTITGVGRALKKHNPNVNLVAVEPKKSPVLSGGHPGAHKIQGIGAGFIPKIVDTSLFSEIIQIEDEEAILTSQELAKTKGILVGISSGANVAAAMKLAKKYPHKKIVTVLCDTAERYLSTELFG from the coding sequence ATGATTGCAAACAATATCACTGAACTCATAGGCAAAACACCACTTTTAAAGATAGCAAACAACATCTATGCAAAATGCGAATTTAAAAATCCGGGTGGAAGCGTAAAGGACAGGATTGCTCTCAATATGATCCAAGAGGCCATGAGCCGCGGTGAAATATCGCCAAAAACACCCATAGTCGAACCTACAAGTGGCAATACAGGAATAGCGATAGCCATGATCGCAGCCGCTCTTGGCTTACAAGCCATCATCGTCATGCCAGAATCGATGAGTATCGAAAGAAGAAAACTGATGCAGTTTCTTGGTGCAAAACTGATTTTGACCCCGGCCGAAGAAGGGATGAAAGGCGCCATCGAAAAAGCATTGGAGCTCAAACGCCAAGGAGCTTTCATGCTCAATCAGTTCGAAAATCCAGACAATCCTACAATGCATGAAAAAACGACAGGACCAGAAATCATACAAGAGTGTCCCGATGTAGGAATATTTGTAGCAGGGGTCGGAACCGGCGGTACAATCACGGGTGTGGGGCGCGCTTTAAAAAAACACAATCCAAATGTAAATCTCGTTGCGGTGGAACCAAAAAAGAGTCCCGTTTTAAGTGGGGGACATCCAGGAGCACATAAAATCCAGGGTATTGGCGCAGGATTTATCCCAAAGATTGTCGATACATCCCTTTTTAGTGAAATTATCCAGATAGAGGATGAAGAGGCGATTTTGACAAGTCAGGAATTGGCAAAAACAAAAGGAATCCTTGTAGGTATCAGCAGTGGCGCCAATGTTGCTGCAGCTATGAAACTTGCAAAAAAATATCCACATAAAAAAATCGTTACCGTTTTGTGTGATACGGCTGAACGATATCTCTCAACGGAGCTGTTTGGGTAG
- a CDS encoding aminotransferase class IV produces the protein MAPLFFETVRIKDGEIYHIHYHNLRLNTTMQCHFPGHDPVDLRNYIDPPKEGLYRCKITYSNTILSVEYFPYIPKSIRSFTIIPIDFEYSFKYLDRKNIEKAIAMVSTDDAIFVKDGLLTDTSIANIAFLYKKSWITPKKPLLFGTTRMRFIEARKLQEADIEVDDLEKFEQMAIMNAMIDFVPLPSVTIQSQRRIYAL, from the coding sequence GTGGCACCTCTCTTTTTTGAAACGGTTCGCATCAAGGATGGAGAGATATATCATATCCACTACCATAACCTTCGTCTCAATACAACAATGCAGTGCCATTTTCCAGGTCATGATCCTGTGGATCTCAGAAACTATATCGATCCTCCAAAAGAGGGACTCTACCGCTGTAAAATTACCTATTCCAACACTATCCTTTCAGTCGAATATTTTCCTTATATACCAAAAAGCATTCGTTCGTTTACCATCATTCCCATCGATTTTGAGTACTCTTTTAAATATCTTGATCGCAAAAACATCGAAAAAGCAATAGCTATGGTATCTACGGATGATGCTATTTTTGTCAAAGACGGCCTTTTAACGGACACCTCCATCGCCAATATCGCATTTTTGTATAAAAAGAGCTGGATAACACCCAAAAAACCTCTGCTTTTCGGAACAACCCGAATGCGTTTTATTGAAGCAAGAAAATTGCAAGAAGCCGATATTGAAGTAGATGACCTTGAAAAATTTGAACAAATGGCGATAATGAATGCTATGATAGACTTTGTTCCCTTACCTAGTGTTACCATACAATCCCAAAGGAGAATCTATGCTCTATGA
- a CDS encoding LysR family transcriptional regulator produces the protein MIKDFTKLETFLVVVKERSFSKASAKLGISQPAVTQQIKFLEEQLDAKLIERKKNGVRLTKEGEEVYKIVQRISKCIQNAEQELLKIINKEITFIIGASFTIGNYILPQILPELKKIIQNDILLQVDVSKNIVDNVLEKKYDLGLIESPVMKEGLIYREWMDDELVLFSNTKLPKYIRPEELYKFNWICREEGSHTRKMVAEVFENLGLSCKKFNVISEVSSSTAVVNSILRSPVDKEHPTVSIISRYAIEDEVKQGRLFEAKIKGVKIKRKLYICYLKERKNDPYLMNIVDHLFKLRH, from the coding sequence ATGATAAAGGATTTTACGAAATTAGAAACCTTTTTGGTGGTTGTAAAAGAGCGCAGTTTTTCAAAAGCTAGTGCAAAACTTGGTATCAGTCAGCCAGCAGTCACCCAGCAGATCAAGTTTTTGGAAGAACAGCTTGATGCAAAGCTGATTGAGCGGAAAAAAAATGGGGTGCGATTGACAAAAGAGGGTGAAGAGGTTTATAAGATCGTACAAAGAATATCCAAATGTATTCAAAATGCTGAGCAAGAACTTCTTAAGATTATCAATAAAGAGATTACGTTCATTATTGGCGCTTCTTTTACGATAGGCAATTACATTTTGCCTCAGATACTGCCCGAGCTCAAAAAGATCATACAAAATGATATTTTGCTCCAAGTAGATGTAAGTAAAAATATCGTTGATAACGTTTTAGAGAAAAAATATGATCTTGGGCTTATAGAATCTCCCGTTATGAAAGAAGGGCTTATATATAGGGAGTGGATGGATGATGAGTTAGTGCTTTTTAGCAATACAAAACTACCAAAATATATCCGTCCCGAAGAGCTTTACAAATTCAACTGGATCTGTCGAGAAGAGGGAAGCCATACAAGAAAAATGGTGGCAGAAGTATTTGAAAATCTAGGCCTCAGCTGTAAAAAGTTCAATGTCATCAGTGAGGTGAGTTCTTCTACTGCAGTGGTCAATTCTATTTTACGTAGTCCTGTAGACAAGGAGCATCCGACTGTTTCCATCATTTCACGATATGCGATAGAAGATGAGGTGAAACAGGGGCGACTCTTCGAAGCCAAAATCAAAGGCGTCAAAATCAAAAGAAAACTCTATATTTGCTATCTCAAAGAACGAAAGAACGATCCATATTTAATGAATATTGTGGATCACCTTTTCAAACTCCGCCACTAA